DNA sequence from the Meiothermus sp. Pnk-1 genome:
CTGGGAGCTTGGGATCGCTCATCCTCAAGGGGTCGGTAGTGCAGCGAGATCGCGACCAGAGCAAGAAGCAGCGCCAGGATCAACGCCCAACACCCCGGCAGCGGGCCGATGTAGGCGGAAGCGCTAGGTTAGACCACTGCGAGCGGCCCCGAGAGGGCTTGCCGCTGGCGGCCCACCCTCCGCCCGCCCTGGCCCCGGCAGAGGTGGACGAGGGGGGTGAGGTAATCCTGGGAGGTGCCCTCCTGCAAAGCGCCTTGCTCGAGTGGTACCGGGCCAACCGGCGCGACCTGCCCTGGCGCGGTGAGGACGACCCCTACCGGATTCTGCTCAGCGAGGTGCTGCTTCAGCAAACCCGGGTAGAGCAGGCCATCCCCTACTACCACCGCCTGCTCGAGCGCTTTCCCACCCTGGAAGCCTTGGCTAAGGCCCCGCTGGAGGAGGTGTTGCAGGTCTGGCAAGGGGCCGGGTACTACGCCCGGGCGCGTAACCTGCACCGGCTGTCCCAGCAGACCCCAGCGCTCCCCGCTGAGTACTCGCGCCTCCGCCAGCTCCCCGGCCTCGGCCCTTACACGGCTGCTGCTGTCGCCTCGATCGCCTTTGGCCAGCCGGTAGCCGCCGTGGACGGAAACGTGCGCAGGGTCTTGTCCCGCCTTTTCGCCTGGGAAAACCCCACCTCTCGGCAGGTCCAAGAAAAAGCGGATCGGCTCTTGCAGCGAGAGGCCCCCGGCGATTGGAACCAGGCCCTGATGGAGCTGGGGGCGACGATTTGTACGAAGAACCCGCGCTGTATGGCCTGCCCGGTCTCCAGGTGGTGCAAGGGGAAGAACCACCCTCAACGCTACCCCGCCCCCCAACCCCGCCACCCCCAGGAGGTGCAGCTGGTGGCGCTGGTGCTAGAGGGGCCGCAGGGAATCTACCTCGAGCCCCGCAGCGGCCCCCTGTTAGGTGGCCTGTGGGGGGTACCGCTGGCCGAGGGGCTGGAGGAGCTAAAGGAGCGTTTGCGGGTGGAGATGGCGGAGTACGCAGGCGAGGTGCACCACGCCTTTACCCACCGTAAGCTCACCGTGAGGGTCTACCGCGCCCGCTGGGAGGGAGCTGGGTACAACCCGGCGGACAAGCCGCTCTCCCGGCTTGACCAGAAAATCCTCAACAAAATCCCTTGGCCAAGCGCAGCCCCTCCTCGCACATCCGGGCGTAGGTCCCCTCGCCAAGGACGCACAAGCCCAGGCCGTACAGGCCCTCGAGCCGAGTCAGCCTGAAGGTCTTCGCCTCCCACTCCCCGGGGGCAAACACCTTGAACGCCACGCTGTACCCGGGGGTTCCGCCCTGGGGGGGAACCTCGGCCTTACGCTCTACGAAGCCAAACCCCTGGGACAGCAGGTCTTGGTAAAGGTCCGGGTACGCCGCCTCGGAGAGCCGCCCGGCCTCTTCCACTACCCCGCCGAGGGTAAGCCTGGGCTCGAGGAAGCTCCCCACGGCCAGCACCACCCGCTCGGCCCGGCGCTGGGGGCCTTCCCAGGTCTCCACCCCTATCACCCGGCCTCCCTCCAGCACCAACCGCGTCACGGAGGACTGAAACAGGTGCAGCTTGGGCTCGGCCTCGAGCTTGTACTTGGCCCTGGCGTGGATCTCCCAGCCCTTCGCCCCGGCAAACCCAACCTCGGCCAGGAGGGTTCCCGGAGGAAAGGGCGGCATGACCGGGGTAAAAGGGAGGAAGACCGTATCCAGGCTCTGGGTACAAAGCCCCACGCGAACCCCTCTTCTCGCCAGGGCATAGGCCGCCTCTGCGCCAGCGAAGCCTGCGCCCACGATCAGCACATCGTAGTCCATCGGTTTTAGAATAGCGCCCTGAACCGCTCCAGCGCCCCCAGCACCTGGTCAATATCGGCCTGGGTATGCTCCGCCGAGACCTGGAAGCGGATGGACTCCTCGCCTTTGGGCACCACCGGGTAGACGATAGCGGTGGCAAGGATACCCTCCTGGCGCAAAAAGCGCACTAGCTGGCCCGCCCGCTCGCCGTCGCGCAGCACCAGCGGCACCACCGGGTGGTCGCCGGGGAAGCTCTCGTAGCCCAGCCGCAGGATCCCCTCGCGGAAACGCCGGGTCATCGCCCGTAGGTGGGCTAGGCGGGTCTGCCCCTCGGGGCTTTCCAAAAGCTCGAGCGCAGCCAAAGCCGCCGCCGCCTCGCCGGGGGTGATGGGGTTGGAGTAGATGTACATCGGGGAGGTCTCGCGGAGATAGGCGATGAGGGTGGAGGGGCCCACCACATACCCCCCGTTCACCCCGAAGGCCTTGCCCAAGGTTCCCACCAGGATGTCGGCCTGGGCCTGGGTGTACTCTTCGGTTCCCCGCCCGCTGGCCCCGAAGGCGCCCACCCCGTGTGAGTCATCCACGATCAAGAAGGCGTTCTCGGGGAAGTGAGGGTCGTACTTCCGCACCAGCAGGGCCATCTCGGGCAAAGGCGCGTGCGAGCCGCGCATGCTGAAGATGCCGTCGGTGATGACCAAAGCCCGGCTTGCGCCGATCGAGGCCGCGCTTTGCAGGGCGGCTTCCAGGTCGGCCAGGCTCAGGTGCCGGTAGATGTATTTCTCCTTGGGCCTTGCGAGCCGGATGGCGTTGATGATGCAGTTGTGGTTGAGTTCGTCGCTGATGAGCACCGTCTCGGGCGTTACCAGCGGCACGATTACGCTCAGGACGGTGGCGTAGGCCGAGGAGAAGATCATAGCCGCCTCGCGGCCATGGAAGCGGGCCAGGCGGCTTTCAAGCTCCACGTGCGGCTCGTAGGTCCCGCTGATAAAGCGCACCGCGCCGGGACCCACCCCGAAGCGCTCGAGGGCCGCTTCCTCGGCTTTTTTCAGGGCCGGGTGCTGGGCCAGGCCCAGGTAGCCGTTGGAGTTCATGCGGATGAACAGCTTTTCGCCGTGGCCCAAAAGCCGGTAGCGGGGGCCTCGAGCCCCCTGGGCGGGCAGGATTTCCACCACCACCGCTTCCTGCCCCTTGCGGCGGCCTTGCGCCTCGAAGTCGTCAATGGCTTGTCGGAGTACTGGGGTCAGGCGATCCAGCGGCATCTCAGGCCCCCTTTACGGCCATCCGCGCCGATAGCTGCTCGAGCATGTCGGCGGTCACCGCGGCCAGGTCGAAAGCCGGTTTCCAGCCCCACTCCTCACGGGCGGCGGCATCGTCCAGGGTGTGCGGCCAGGAATCCGCGATGGCCTGGCGCACCGGGTCTACCTGGTAGTGGATCTTGAAGTGCGGCAGGTGCTTCGC
Encoded proteins:
- a CDS encoding A/G-specific adenine glycosylase; this encodes MQRDRDQSKKQRQDQRPTPRQRADVGGSARLDHCERPREGLPLAAHPPPALAPAEVDEGGEVILGGALLQSALLEWYRANRRDLPWRGEDDPYRILLSEVLLQQTRVEQAIPYYHRLLERFPTLEALAKAPLEEVLQVWQGAGYYARARNLHRLSQQTPALPAEYSRLRQLPGLGPYTAAAVASIAFGQPVAAVDGNVRRVLSRLFAWENPTSRQVQEKADRLLQREAPGDWNQALMELGATICTKNPRCMACPVSRWCKGKNHPQRYPAPQPRHPQEVQLVALVLEGPQGIYLEPRSGPLLGGLWGVPLAEGLEELKERLRVEMAEYAGEVHHAFTHRKLTVRVYRARWEGAGYNPADKPLSRLDQKILNKIPWPSAAPPRTSGRRSPRQGRTSPGRTGPRAESA
- a CDS encoding FAD-dependent oxidoreductase — its product is MDYDVLIVGAGFAGAEAAYALARRGVRVGLCTQSLDTVFLPFTPVMPPFPPGTLLAEVGFAGAKGWEIHARAKYKLEAEPKLHLFQSSVTRLVLEGGRVIGVETWEGPQRRAERVVLAVGSFLEPRLTLGGVVEEAGRLSEAAYPDLYQDLLSQGFGFVERKAEVPPQGGTPGYSVAFKVFAPGEWEAKTFRLTRLEGLYGLGLCVLGEGTYARMCEEGLRLAKGFC
- a CDS encoding pyridoxal phosphate-dependent aminotransferase family protein; translation: MPLDRLTPVLRQAIDDFEAQGRRKGQEAVVVEILPAQGARGPRYRLLGHGEKLFIRMNSNGYLGLAQHPALKKAEEAALERFGVGPGAVRFISGTYEPHVELESRLARFHGREAAMIFSSAYATVLSVIVPLVTPETVLISDELNHNCIINAIRLARPKEKYIYRHLSLADLEAALQSAASIGASRALVITDGIFSMRGSHAPLPEMALLVRKYDPHFPENAFLIVDDSHGVGAFGASGRGTEEYTQAQADILVGTLGKAFGVNGGYVVGPSTLIAYLRETSPMYIYSNPITPGEAAAALAALELLESPEGQTRLAHLRAMTRRFREGILRLGYESFPGDHPVVPLVLRDGERAGQLVRFLRQEGILATAIVYPVVPKGEESIRFQVSAEHTQADIDQVLGALERFRALF